The Bradyrhizobium barranii subsp. barranii genome segment CGGCGAAAGTTCTTCGCCTCCGTCGCGGATACCGACACGCTGATCCTGCCGATCCATTTTCCGGCGCCGACGGTCGGGCTGATCAAGCCGCTGGATGGGGCGTTCGACTATCGGTTCAAGCGGGACTAGGCCTGTGCGCCCAAATCAGTCCTTTCCCGCCGTATTGATCACGGCCCGGCCGCCGTCGATATATGAAATGAGCGGCCATTATCGAACGATTTCAAGGGTGACATTGACCACGCCGATCTTGATCATTCCAAGGGCTTGGGCCGCACCCGATGTAACGTCGATGATGCGTCCATGAACAAATGGACCACGGTCGTTGACTCTCACGATCACGGACTTTTTGTTCAAGACATTGGTCACGCGCAGGCGTGTTCCGAACGGCAAGGACGGATGCGCCGCATGCAGCGCATGCTTGTTGAATCTCTCGCCGCTCGCGGTCATCTGGTCTTCCGAGTAGAAACTCGCAAGCCCGAACAATGGGGTTTCCCTTCTGGGATGCTTGTTATGAAATGCATGCTGATGGTTGCTCTTCCGATGCGTTGCTCGCCGAATGTCGCCGTGAGCTTTCGGGCCTTGCCCTGCTGCGCGCTGACGTCGTCGCGGTGATTTCGTGGCAAGCGAGGGGAGGTCGTTGGCGTTTGGCGAACCGTTTGCGTCGCGGGTATGGTCATGCACTTCCAGCGGCGTTGCGCCAGGGACAATCGCCGACTTCGTTATTCGACCGAACTTCGCATGCGCAGATTCAATTCCACCATCGAATGCGATGCATGAT includes the following:
- a CDS encoding septal ring lytic transglycosylase RlpA family protein; the encoded protein is MKRWSGQPALLAATAIAASCIAFDGGIESAHAKFGRITKSAIVPGATPLEVHDHTRDANGSPNANDLPSLATKSPRRRQRAAGQGPKAHGDIRRATHRKSNHQHAFHNKHPRRETPLFGLASFYSEDQMTASGERFNKHALHAAHPSLPFGTRLRVTNVLNKKSVIVRVNDRGPFVHGRIIDVTSGAAQALGMIKIGVVNVTLEIVR